From Phenylobacterium immobile (ATCC 35973), a single genomic window includes:
- a CDS encoding VOC family protein, with the protein MSETGNQTYEKMPPVEVKGGIVAYLQVRGAIKAAQFYQKAFGAELAGQYDPDEQGRTMHVHLYINGSSMMLSDAYPEHGVPEVDPQGYSIMIPVDDIKPWWDRAVAAGCDVVTPYQQMFWGDVYGQLKDPYGVSWAMNQQAEA; encoded by the coding sequence ATGAGCGAGACTGGGAACCAAACCTACGAAAAAATGCCGCCGGTCGAGGTGAAGGGCGGGATCGTCGCCTACCTGCAGGTTCGCGGCGCCATCAAGGCCGCGCAGTTCTACCAGAAGGCCTTCGGGGCTGAGCTGGCTGGCCAATACGATCCCGATGAACAGGGCCGCACCATGCACGTCCACCTGTACATCAACGGCTCGTCCATGATGCTGAGCGACGCCTATCCGGAGCATGGCGTCCCCGAGGTCGATCCCCAGGGCTATTCGATCATGATCCCGGTGGACGACATCAAGCCCTGGTGGGATCGCGCCGTCGCTGCGGGTTGCGATGTGGTGACGCCCTATCAGCAGATGTTCTGGGGCGACGTCTACGGCCAACTCAAAGACCCGTACGGGGTCAGCTGGGCGATGAATCAACAAGCCGAAGCTTAG
- a CDS encoding TIGR01459 family HAD-type hydrolase, translating to MEQIAGLSDLADRYDVLLCDVWGVVHNGRECFPVACEALARWRAEVGPVVLITNAPRPHGPIIEQLDSLAVPRAAWSEIVTSGDATRVLIASRAPGPAWTIGTERDAVLYAGLGLREQLDPEGAQFIAITGPYDDDVETPEDYRGRLTAAAAQGLPMICANPDIVVHKGEKLIYCAGAVAQLYETLGGKVVMAGKPHAAIYDLAMAKAQGLLGGPLDPARVLCVGDGLATDVKGANDQGLDVLFVASGIHGAETITAAGLDQAATEALLAREGRTATWAIADLIW from the coding sequence ATGGAACAGATCGCCGGCCTTTCCGACCTCGCCGACCGTTACGACGTCCTGCTTTGTGACGTTTGGGGCGTCGTCCACAATGGCCGCGAATGCTTTCCCGTCGCCTGCGAGGCGCTGGCGCGCTGGCGCGCGGAGGTGGGCCCGGTGGTGCTGATCACCAACGCGCCGCGCCCCCATGGGCCAATCATCGAGCAGTTGGACAGCCTGGCGGTGCCTCGCGCCGCCTGGAGCGAAATCGTCACCTCGGGCGATGCGACCCGCGTCCTTATCGCTAGTCGCGCGCCCGGCCCGGCCTGGACCATCGGCACAGAGCGTGACGCCGTGCTTTACGCCGGCCTCGGCCTCCGCGAGCAGCTTGATCCGGAGGGCGCCCAGTTCATCGCCATCACGGGGCCGTATGACGACGATGTCGAGACCCCCGAAGACTACCGCGGGCGCCTGACAGCCGCTGCGGCGCAGGGCTTGCCGATGATCTGCGCCAACCCGGACATCGTCGTCCATAAGGGCGAGAAGCTGATCTACTGCGCGGGCGCTGTGGCGCAGCTTTATGAAACGCTGGGTGGAAAGGTGGTGATGGCGGGCAAGCCGCACGCGGCGATCTACGATCTGGCCATGGCGAAGGCGCAGGGGCTGCTGGGCGGGCCGCTAGATCCGGCGAGGGTGCTCTGCGTCGGCGACGGCCTGGCTACGGACGTCAAGGGCGCCAACGACCAAGGCCTCGACGTCCTGTTTGTCGCCAGCGGGATCCATGGCGCCGAGACCATCACCGCCGCCGGCCTGGATCAGGCCGCCACTGAGGCCCTACTCGCTCGCGAAGGCCGTACCGCCACCTGGGCCATCGCCGACCTGATCTGGTGA
- a CDS encoding bifunctional riboflavin kinase/FAD synthetase: MTGLSVIRGWKGLRADQMGASIAMGSFDGVHRGHQQVIAIAARASRALGAPLGVITFDPHPRDYFRPGDPSFHLMTPAQQARAFAALGVERLYILPMDAELADMSDHAFAEQVLLRGLGARHITVGFDNTFGKGRTGTPDAMARYGVELGFGVSIAEAVGDDHGKFSSTEVRKALRVGRPEDATAILGRPFAIEGVVEKGRQLGRTLGFPTANVALGAYVRPRYGVYATRTRLADGREIPGVASIGVNPTVGEVEARVEVWLFDFDEDLYGQTIETDLIAFLRPEAKFEGLEALTAQVMADAAAARAIVAPPFD, from the coding sequence ATGACCGGCCTGTCCGTCATTCGGGGCTGGAAGGGCCTTCGCGCGGATCAAATGGGCGCCTCCATCGCCATGGGCTCCTTTGATGGCGTCCATCGTGGTCATCAGCAGGTGATCGCCATCGCGGCGCGCGCTTCGCGCGCCCTAGGCGCGCCGCTGGGCGTCATCACCTTCGATCCGCACCCGCGCGATTATTTCCGGCCGGGCGACCCCAGCTTCCACTTGATGACGCCGGCGCAGCAGGCCCGCGCCTTCGCCGCCCTTGGTGTTGAGCGGCTCTACATCCTGCCGATGGACGCCGAGTTGGCCGACATGTCCGATCACGCCTTCGCCGAGCAGGTGCTGCTGCGCGGCCTGGGCGCGCGGCACATCACAGTCGGGTTCGACAACACCTTCGGCAAGGGGCGGACTGGAACTCCAGACGCCATGGCGCGATACGGCGTCGAACTCGGCTTCGGCGTCTCGATCGCCGAGGCTGTGGGCGACGATCACGGCAAGTTCTCGTCCACCGAGGTGCGGAAGGCCTTGCGCGTCGGCCGGCCGGAAGACGCCACGGCGATCCTGGGGCGGCCGTTCGCGATCGAAGGCGTCGTGGAAAAGGGCCGGCAACTTGGCCGGACGCTGGGGTTTCCGACGGCCAACGTGGCGCTCGGCGCCTATGTGCGGCCCCGTTACGGGGTCTACGCCACGCGCACCCGCCTGGCGGACGGACGTGAAATTCCCGGCGTCGCCAGCATCGGCGTCAATCCGACCGTGGGCGAGGTCGAGGCGCGCGTGGAGGTCTGGCTTTTCGACTTCGACGAGGACCTTTATGGCCAGACGATCGAAACCGATCTGATCGCCTTCCTGCGCCCTGAGGCGAAGTTTGAGGGCTTGGAGGCGCTGACCGCCCAAGTCATGGCCGACGCCGCGGCCGCCCGCGCGATCGTCGCGCCGCCGTTCGACTAG
- the ileS gene encoding isoleucine--tRNA ligase produces MADDADLPSRDYRETVFLPDTAFPMRAGLPQKEPVILEAWAEADLYQTVRKARQAANAPLFVLHDGPPYANGAIHIGHALNKVLKDFIVRSRFALGYDVDYVPGWDCHGLPIEWKIEEQYRAKGRRKDDVPVGEFRAECRAYAAHWLGEQMREFKRLGVLGDWENRYATMDFASEAAIVAEFHKFAASGQLYRGSKPVMWSPVERTALADAEVEYHDHVSPAIWVKFPVVEGADAALGASVVIWTTTPWTIPANRAVSYNEQIDYAVYEVEAMETGLEFAPWSAVGDRLIVAERLADEVFKAAKIAEARKVEAVDPSGMVLEHPLAALDSHYGFTVPLLAGDHVTDDAGTGFVHTAPGHGADDYLVWLAHGHREIPETVDPDGAYYPHVALFAGLKVLETEGKKLGKFGPANGAVMERLIEAGRLLARGRVEHSYPHSWRSKAPVIFRNTPQWFIQMDLPLDDTAHGGRTLRETALEAIDATAFYPATGRNRIRAMVESRPDWLISRQRAWGSPLAMFVDKDTGQPLVDPDVNVRIVDIIAAEGADAWYVRPAEDFLGGRDPARYEKVEDVLDVWFDSGSTHAFVLEQRQSTATRSPADLYIEGSDQHRGWFQSSLLESAGTRGRAPYQGVLTHGFTLDEKGEKMSKSKGNTTDPQSVIKDSGAEILRLWVAMIDYSDDTRIGKTILATTTDAYRKLRNTVRYLLGALAGFEEAERVALEDMPPLERFILHRLWELDGFVRESFERYDFQSVTRALTEFCQDELSSLFFDIRRDALYCDRPDSLRRRAARTVMDLVFERLTVWASPLLSFTMEEAWTLRFPDAGSNVLRVFPNTPGQWRNDAEAARWAKVQTVTRAVTGALEVERREKRMGAALEAAPVVHIADADLRAAFGGLDAAEVFRTSQATLVADEGPADAFRIPEAPGVAVQPVKAEGAKCARSWRILPEVGSDPRYPDLSLRDADAVAAWDAKAAAA; encoded by the coding sequence ATGGCCGATGACGCCGATCTCCCCTCGCGCGATTACCGCGAAACCGTCTTCCTTCCCGACACCGCCTTCCCAATGCGCGCGGGCCTGCCGCAGAAGGAGCCCGTGATCCTCGAGGCCTGGGCCGAGGCCGACCTCTACCAGACGGTGCGCAAGGCCCGGCAGGCGGCCAACGCGCCGCTGTTCGTGCTCCATGACGGGCCGCCCTACGCCAATGGCGCGATCCATATCGGCCACGCCCTCAATAAGGTGCTGAAGGATTTTATCGTCCGCTCGCGCTTCGCCCTGGGCTACGACGTCGACTATGTGCCCGGCTGGGACTGCCACGGCCTGCCGATCGAGTGGAAGATCGAGGAACAGTACCGGGCGAAGGGGCGGCGCAAGGACGATGTGCCGGTGGGCGAGTTCCGCGCCGAATGCCGCGCCTACGCCGCACACTGGCTTGGCGAACAGATGCGCGAATTCAAGCGTCTGGGCGTACTGGGCGACTGGGAAAACCGGTACGCCACCATGGACTTTGCGAGCGAGGCGGCGATCGTCGCGGAGTTCCACAAGTTCGCGGCCTCCGGCCAGCTCTATCGCGGCTCAAAACCCGTGATGTGGAGCCCGGTGGAGCGCACGGCGCTGGCCGACGCTGAAGTCGAGTACCACGACCATGTCAGCCCGGCGATCTGGGTGAAGTTCCCGGTCGTTGAAGGGGCCGATGCAGCCCTGGGGGCCAGCGTCGTGATCTGGACGACCACCCCCTGGACGATACCGGCCAACCGCGCCGTCTCGTACAACGAGCAGATCGATTACGCGGTCTATGAGGTCGAGGCGATGGAGACGGGCTTGGAGTTCGCCCCCTGGTCGGCGGTGGGCGATCGCCTGATCGTCGCCGAGCGCCTGGCCGACGAGGTCTTCAAGGCCGCTAAGATCGCGGAGGCCCGCAAGGTCGAGGCCGTCGATCCGTCCGGCATGGTGCTGGAGCATCCGCTGGCGGCCTTGGACAGCCACTACGGCTTCACTGTCCCGCTGCTGGCCGGCGACCACGTCACCGACGACGCCGGCACAGGATTTGTCCACACCGCCCCAGGCCATGGCGCGGACGACTACCTGGTCTGGTTGGCCCACGGCCATCGCGAAATCCCGGAAACCGTCGATCCGGACGGCGCCTACTATCCGCATGTGGCGTTGTTCGCTGGCCTGAAAGTGCTGGAGACCGAAGGCAAGAAGCTGGGCAAGTTTGGCCCGGCCAACGGCGCGGTCATGGAGCGGTTGATCGAGGCCGGCCGGCTCTTGGCGCGTGGCCGGGTCGAGCACTCCTATCCTCACTCGTGGCGTTCCAAGGCGCCGGTGATCTTCCGCAACACGCCGCAGTGGTTCATCCAGATGGACCTGCCGCTCGACGACACCGCCCATGGCGGCCGCACTTTGCGCGAAACCGCGTTGGAGGCGATCGACGCCACCGCCTTCTATCCGGCGACGGGCCGCAACCGCATCCGCGCGATGGTGGAAAGCCGCCCCGACTGGCTCATCAGCCGCCAGCGCGCCTGGGGTTCGCCGCTGGCCATGTTTGTCGACAAGGACACTGGCCAGCCGCTGGTCGATCCTGACGTCAATGTCCGCATTGTCGACATCATCGCCGCCGAGGGCGCCGACGCCTGGTATGTGCGTCCCGCTGAAGACTTCCTGGGGGGGCGCGACCCGGCTCGCTATGAAAAGGTCGAAGACGTGCTCGACGTCTGGTTCGACTCCGGCTCGACCCACGCCTTCGTCCTGGAGCAGCGCCAGAGTACGGCGACCCGTAGCCCCGCCGATCTCTACATTGAAGGCTCCGACCAGCACCGCGGCTGGTTCCAGTCGTCCCTGCTGGAGAGCGCCGGCACCCGCGGCCGCGCGCCCTACCAGGGTGTGCTGACCCACGGCTTCACCCTCGACGAAAAGGGGGAGAAGATGTCGAAGTCCAAGGGCAACACCACCGATCCGCAGAGCGTGATCAAGGATTCAGGCGCAGAGATTCTGCGCCTGTGGGTGGCGATGATCGACTATTCGGACGACACCCGGATCGGCAAGACGATCCTGGCCACCACCACCGACGCCTACCGCAAGCTGCGCAACACCGTCCGCTATCTGCTGGGCGCTCTGGCCGGTTTCGAGGAGGCCGAGCGCGTGGCGCTTGAGGACATGCCGCCTCTGGAACGGTTCATCCTGCACCGCCTGTGGGAGCTCGATGGCTTTGTCCGCGAATCTTTCGAACGGTACGATTTCCAGAGCGTCACGCGGGCTTTAACCGAGTTCTGCCAGGACGAGCTGTCGTCGCTATTCTTCGATATCCGTCGCGACGCCCTCTATTGCGACCGGCCTGACAGCCTGCGCCGACGCGCGGCGCGCACGGTGATGGACCTTGTGTTCGAGCGGCTGACGGTCTGGGCCTCGCCGCTGCTGTCCTTCACCATGGAGGAGGCCTGGACGCTGCGATTCCCCGACGCCGGCTCCAATGTCCTGCGCGTGTTCCCGAATACGCCGGGCCAGTGGCGCAATGACGCCGAAGCTGCGCGCTGGGCCAAGGTGCAGACCGTGACCCGTGCGGTCACCGGGGCGCTGGAGGTCGAACGCCGCGAGAAGCGCATGGGTGCGGCCCTGGAGGCTGCTCCGGTGGTGCATATCGCCGACGCCGACCTGCGGGCCGCCTTCGGCGGCTTGGACGCCGCGGAGGTGTTTCGCACCAGCCAGGCGACCCTGGTCGCCGACGAGGGTCCGGCCGACGCCTTCCGTATCCCTGAAGCGCCCGGCGTGGCCGTCCAACCTGTGAAGGCCGAGGGCGCAAAGTGCGCGCGGTCTTGGCGGATCCTGCCGGAAGTGGGGTCCGATCCCCGCTATCCGGACCTGTCGTTGCGCGACGCGGACGCCGTCGCAGCGTGGGACGCGAAGGCTGCTGCGGCGTGA
- the lspA gene encoding signal peptidase II, whose amino-acid sequence MIVLDQASKAWILYGLDLPDLGSVALFWPLRLTMVWNQGVSFGLLQAGHDAVRWALFAFSLGVAGVLAAWALKATRWLTTVGLGLVIGGAVGNAIDRARFAAVVDFIDVQQIGFFPWIFNIADSAITVGVCFLLWDSLRKDKPQA is encoded by the coding sequence ATGATCGTCCTCGACCAGGCCAGCAAGGCGTGGATTCTCTATGGGCTGGACTTGCCGGACCTGGGGAGCGTCGCGCTGTTCTGGCCTTTGCGGTTGACCATGGTCTGGAACCAGGGCGTCAGCTTCGGTCTGCTGCAGGCTGGCCACGACGCCGTACGGTGGGCGCTCTTCGCCTTTTCGCTTGGGGTCGCCGGCGTACTGGCGGCCTGGGCGCTGAAGGCGACACGATGGCTCACCACGGTGGGCCTGGGTCTGGTGATCGGCGGGGCGGTCGGCAACGCCATCGATCGCGCACGATTCGCCGCCGTGGTGGACTTCATCGACGTCCAGCAGATCGGCTTCTTCCCGTGGATTTTCAATATCGCCGACAGCGCCATCACCGTAGGCGTCTGCTTCCTGCTTTGGGACAGCCTTAGAAAAGACAAGCCGCAAGCCTGA
- a CDS encoding DUF3035 domain-containing protein, producing the protein MSVNRIILASVLVAPLALGACQSTRSALGMNKVTPDEFRVVSKAPLVVPPDFSLRPPAPGKPRPQELQPESAARAALMGQRASEDRTDGEKMLVAKAGADKADPLIRYVVDDEFGDVAHKDKSFADRVMFWRADGAPAVASAGSDTPAPVDAAAEQARVEALTGGKPVVISRGGGGKIKLPGL; encoded by the coding sequence ATGAGCGTCAATCGGATCATCCTCGCCTCGGTGCTCGTGGCCCCGTTGGCGCTCGGCGCCTGCCAATCGACCCGCAGCGCGCTGGGCATGAACAAGGTGACCCCGGACGAGTTCCGGGTGGTTTCCAAGGCGCCTCTGGTGGTGCCGCCCGACTTCTCCCTGCGGCCGCCGGCGCCGGGCAAGCCGCGCCCGCAGGAGCTTCAGCCTGAAAGCGCCGCCCGCGCCGCCCTGATGGGTCAACGCGCCAGTGAAGACCGCACCGACGGCGAGAAGATGCTGGTGGCTAAGGCCGGCGCCGACAAGGCCGATCCGCTGATCCGCTATGTCGTCGACGACGAATTCGGCGACGTCGCCCACAAGGACAAGAGCTTCGCCGATCGCGTGATGTTCTGGCGCGCCGACGGCGCTCCGGCCGTCGCTTCAGCCGGCTCTGACACGCCGGCGCCCGTGGATGCGGCCGCCGAACAGGCGCGCGTCGAGGCCCTGACCGGCGGCAAGCCGGTGGTTATCTCCCGCGGCGGCGGCGGCAAGATCAAACTTCCTGGCCTCTAG
- a CDS encoding TraB/GumN family protein: MVKRRVAALLLWAWLLGQPAAAQIPLAPADPNEALVEELVVTAADPGPAWWTVSNGSATAYVLGVPSLAPKRMQWDRTVFDRRLAKARVVILPFENFRVKTLGALGAGVNYLRLRSSQPYEERMDAEGRRRFAAAREQIAQPAKRYRTHHPLAAGLMMSTDYREHFELTTTDPTKLIKLLAHQAGKPIVEKSYDLGPQLGAIIRTPDAAGRACLNEVIAQIEAGPEVTRQAARAWAAGDVRAALDNERTFERCIAFVPGAQALDARVKRDTAAAIEAALATPGSAIALVPLRPLLAQGGVLDQLRAKGLEVTTPGETIEPAS; the protein is encoded by the coding sequence ATGGTTAAGCGTCGCGTCGCCGCATTGCTGCTTTGGGCTTGGCTGCTGGGCCAGCCAGCCGCCGCCCAGATCCCGCTGGCGCCGGCGGATCCGAACGAGGCCCTGGTCGAGGAATTGGTGGTCACCGCCGCCGATCCCGGCCCCGCCTGGTGGACCGTCTCGAACGGATCAGCGACGGCCTACGTCCTGGGCGTCCCCAGCCTCGCCCCTAAGCGCATGCAATGGGACAGGACGGTGTTCGACCGACGACTGGCGAAGGCCAGGGTGGTCATCCTGCCCTTCGAGAATTTTCGGGTGAAAACCCTCGGGGCTCTGGGCGCTGGGGTGAACTACCTGCGTCTGCGTTCATCCCAGCCCTATGAAGAGCGCATGGACGCCGAAGGCCGACGCCGTTTCGCCGCGGCGCGCGAGCAGATCGCTCAACCCGCCAAGCGCTATCGCACCCACCACCCTCTTGCTGCCGGCCTGATGATGTCGACTGACTACCGCGAGCATTTCGAGCTCACCACGACCGACCCCACCAAGTTGATCAAGCTTCTGGCGCATCAGGCCGGAAAGCCGATCGTGGAGAAGAGCTATGATCTCGGCCCGCAGCTTGGGGCGATCATCCGCACGCCCGACGCCGCCGGGCGCGCCTGCCTGAACGAGGTGATCGCCCAGATCGAAGCCGGGCCTGAGGTGACGCGCCAGGCGGCGCGCGCCTGGGCCGCAGGCGACGTCCGCGCCGCGCTCGACAATGAGCGGACATTCGAGCGCTGCATCGCTTTCGTGCCCGGCGCCCAGGCGCTCGACGCCCGGGTCAAGCGCGACACGGCGGCGGCCATCGAGGCGGCCCTGGCCACCCCTGGCTCGGCGATCGCGCTCGTGCCGCTACGCCCCCTGCTGGCGCAGGGCGGCGTACTGGATCAACTGCGCGCGAAAGGCCTGGAGGTCACAACGCCAGGCGAGACGATCGAGCCGGCGTCCTAG
- the mutL gene encoding DNA mismatch repair endonuclease MutL, which produces MPIRRLPPETVNRIAAGEVVERPASAVKELVENALDAGATRVEVQADGGGLSRILVADDGQGLAADELALAVERHATSKLSPDAEGEYDLLRIATLGFRGEALPSIGSVARLAIASRARGTSGAFAILVDAGAVGAAHPAAFPGPHGARVEVRDLFYATPARLKFMKSERAEALAITEELKRQAMAHEDAGFFLDLDGRRVLKLPAETKGPEGRLARLSAIMGREFSDNAVALDQEREGIRLTGFASLPTYNRGNAAHQYLFVNGRPVRDRLLQGALRGAYADFLARDRHPLAALYLEIDPTQVDVNVHPAKAEVRFRDPGLVRGLIIGALRHALASAGHRASTTVAGAALGGFRPGYAAPPPATGFSAWRQGGWAPQPSGQSIPGLTDVSARAEPNWTEPVWQANSLGDAVTYAAEAVQPAYEAQDFPLGAARAQVHETYIVSQTRDGVVIVDQHAAHERLVYERMKAQMADGGVARQALLIPEVVELDPAEAERVVGRAGELAALGLVVEAFGPGAILVRETPALLGQTDAAGLIRDIADDLAEHDQALALKERLEDVCSTMACHGSVRAGRRLSAPEMNALLREMEVTPHSGQCNHGRPTYVELKLADIERLFGRR; this is translated from the coding sequence ATGCCGATTCGCCGCCTTCCCCCTGAGACCGTCAACCGCATCGCCGCTGGCGAAGTGGTCGAGCGGCCGGCCAGCGCGGTCAAGGAGCTCGTCGAAAACGCCCTCGACGCGGGCGCGACCCGCGTGGAGGTGCAGGCCGACGGCGGAGGCCTGTCGCGCATCCTGGTGGCGGACGATGGCCAGGGTTTGGCGGCGGACGAACTGGCGCTGGCGGTGGAGCGGCACGCGACCTCGAAGCTCTCGCCAGACGCCGAGGGCGAATATGACCTGTTGCGGATCGCCACGCTCGGCTTCCGCGGCGAGGCCCTGCCGTCGATCGGCTCGGTGGCCAGGCTTGCGATCGCCAGCCGCGCGCGCGGGACCTCCGGCGCCTTCGCCATCCTTGTGGACGCCGGCGCTGTCGGCGCGGCCCATCCGGCGGCTTTTCCAGGGCCGCATGGAGCGCGGGTCGAGGTGCGCGACCTGTTCTACGCCACGCCGGCGCGGCTCAAGTTCATGAAGTCCGAACGGGCCGAGGCCCTGGCCATCACTGAGGAGCTGAAGCGCCAGGCCATGGCGCATGAGGACGCCGGCTTCTTCCTCGACCTGGATGGTCGCCGTGTCCTGAAATTGCCGGCCGAGACCAAGGGGCCGGAAGGCCGCTTGGCTCGCCTGTCGGCGATCATGGGCCGGGAGTTTTCCGACAACGCCGTCGCGCTGGACCAGGAACGCGAAGGCATCCGGCTGACGGGATTCGCCAGCCTGCCAACCTACAACCGCGGTAACGCGGCGCATCAGTATCTATTCGTCAACGGCCGCCCGGTGCGCGACCGCCTGTTGCAGGGCGCCTTGCGCGGCGCCTACGCCGATTTCCTGGCCCGCGACCGTCATCCTCTGGCGGCGCTTTATCTGGAGATCGATCCGACCCAGGTGGACGTCAACGTCCATCCCGCCAAGGCTGAAGTGCGTTTCCGCGATCCCGGTCTGGTGCGCGGCCTGATCATTGGCGCCCTGCGCCACGCCCTGGCGAGCGCCGGACATCGCGCATCGACAACGGTCGCCGGCGCGGCGCTGGGCGGCTTCCGCCCGGGCTACGCCGCGCCGCCGCCCGCCACGGGATTCTCCGCCTGGCGCCAGGGCGGCTGGGCGCCGCAACCCTCGGGCCAGTCGATCCCCGGCCTCACGGACGTCTCAGCCCGGGCTGAACCAAACTGGACTGAACCGGTCTGGCAGGCGAATTCGCTGGGGGACGCGGTGACCTACGCCGCCGAGGCCGTCCAACCGGCCTATGAAGCCCAGGACTTCCCCCTCGGCGCCGCCCGCGCCCAGGTGCACGAGACCTACATCGTCTCCCAGACCCGTGACGGCGTGGTGATCGTCGACCAGCACGCGGCGCATGAGCGGCTGGTCTATGAACGGATGAAGGCGCAGATGGCCGACGGCGGCGTGGCGCGCCAGGCGCTGCTGATCCCCGAAGTCGTCGAGCTGGATCCCGCCGAGGCCGAGCGGGTCGTCGGCCGGGCGGGCGAGCTGGCGGCCCTGGGTCTGGTCGTCGAGGCCTTTGGGCCCGGGGCGATCCTGGTGCGCGAGACACCGGCGCTGCTGGGCCAGACCGATGCGGCCGGCCTCATCCGCGACATCGCCGACGATCTGGCCGAGCATGACCAGGCGCTGGCGCTGAAGGAGCGGCTGGAGGACGTCTGCTCCACCATGGCCTGCCACGGCTCGGTGCGGGCGGGTCGCCGGCTCAGCGCGCCGGAGATGAACGCCCTGCTGCGCGAGATGGAGGTCACCCCTCATTCGGGCCAGTGCAACCACGGCCGGCCGACCTATGTCGAGTTGAAGCTCGCGGACATCGAGCGGCTCTTCGGTCGTCGCTGA
- a CDS encoding VOC family protein encodes MELSRGRLIDHVHLRTQNLPATAAFYRAVMAALEIPITGEDDEHFSVDELWIDVGEPATHVHLAFQARDEAMVQAFYDAALQAGGRDNGAPGVRDYHPGYYAAFVRDPEGNNIEAVHHGPHRRSAEAVVLTWDA; translated from the coding sequence ATGGAACTGTCTCGCGGTCGTTTGATCGATCACGTGCACCTGCGCACTCAGAACCTGCCCGCCACCGCCGCCTTCTATCGCGCTGTCATGGCCGCGTTGGAAATCCCGATCACCGGCGAAGACGACGAACACTTCAGTGTCGACGAGTTGTGGATCGACGTTGGTGAGCCGGCGACCCACGTCCACCTGGCGTTTCAGGCGCGTGATGAAGCCATGGTCCAAGCCTTCTATGACGCCGCCTTGCAGGCCGGTGGCCGCGATAACGGCGCGCCGGGCGTGCGTGACTATCATCCCGGCTACTACGCCGCCTTCGTGCGCGATCCGGAGGGCAACAACATCGAAGCGGTGCACCATGGCCCGCACCGCCGATCCGCCGAAGCGGTGGTGTTGACCTGGGACGCGTGA